The following is a genomic window from Rutidosis leptorrhynchoides isolate AG116_Rl617_1_P2 chromosome 8, CSIRO_AGI_Rlap_v1, whole genome shotgun sequence.
CAGTTAGCAAGGAAAGGTGGGACCCCTCTGGATTTTGATTTCGTTGAGCATCACAAAGTACGGTTTCTTTTGCTCTATACGAATAACAATAATATATaccattttattttaaattttaacttTTCCGTCCGTTCTCAGACTACAACTTTCACATTCACTTCGTCCGGTGAGGAGAGCGTTTGGAATGTGGATGGCGAGATCCTTCAAGCACAAAAACTCTCGGCTCAAGTCTTTCGTGGTCTTATTGATTTGTTCGCTTCTGGCCCCGAAACATAAGAATTGACACCTTTAACCCCTTTTGTATCTATACTTATTCCATCTACTTTTGCTCTTCCCATTTTTTTGTTTGTAATTGTAATCTGTAAAACTTTATCAATTTGTATATATACAGGAACAAGCACCATAGCCTGTTATAGACCCTCTTTTTTAGTAAAATCTTGTAGATTATTACAGTACTTGACTAAATAGaatttgtttatttctattatggaaTTATTTGTTTAGTTATATATAAACTCAGTCTCATACTGCATCATATCATATAAAAGTTGGTTTGAGAAGTAACTCAATGTACATTTATATAAACTCTTCAAATTAAAAAAGTTCACGTAAGACCCAATATAGCATATAaaccaaataaataaataaatacatgtaCATCAAACAAACAATCCTGAGAAAAAAAGCAGGTTGGATCCAAATTTCTTTCTCAAATCATTGTGTTCTTAGCTTCCACTCCATGATTGCAGAAAAAAGTGTGTAATTCGGCGTTAAGCTCCTACTTGTCAAGGGTAAATTCGTCATTGGTGAACAATCACTCTCTTCAAACCATTTCTCTATCGCCCTTCGATCATAAGTGTAACCATCAGCAGCAACACAAGGATCAAACATTACTTCCTGCATCAAAAATATACTTAATcccatgaatttaatataatcttGAAAAGTAATACTCTTTTCGTTCAAAAATAACTGTTCCATTTGATTTTTCAAAGTCTTTCTATTTCAACTTTGGTTttaaatacttttatttattttatataatatttgataaaatttatatgAATGAACTAGTTTTTGAAACGTGTTTTCATTAATACAGTTTTCATCAAATACTATATAACAcaaaaaaatatttaaagtcaaagttgaagaaAGACTACATAAGTTAAACAGTGACAGTTATTTGGGACAGAAGTAATATAGATTACCACAACGAGTACACCCAGGTGGGCCCGTCATGTCCCGCCCATTACCCAACCAGCCCTTTGGTAACCATTGAAGCTAACCTTGAGTATTGGGCAAATGAAGTGATTTAATGGAGTGGTTCTGGTCATTGATACGGTTCTTTGAGCTTCATCGGCAACCGCTTTTAATCTTTCCAATACAGGAAGAACTACGTCTTTCAAATCAGGCCGATCTCTTCGTCTAAGTTCAGCACAACTCAAACCCAAAACAGCTAGCTCCTTAGTTTCATTAATTGGCCATTCACCCGCTTCTCGATCCAACACCGTCGCCAACTTATCATCTTCAAGAGCCGTTTCAACCATGTGGGTCAACGCAATCGCTGGTCTTGCAGTCAGCAACTGCAAGATCACTATACCAAGAGCATAAACATCTGATTTAGGAGAAACTAATCCAGTTCGTTGATACTCTGGATCGATGTAACACAAAGTTCCCGCAGGACTAGTGTCTTTATAAACAGTTGATGTTGAAGACGGGTCAGATTGAAGCATGGTTGAAACACCAACGTCGCCTATTTTACTAACGAGATTCTTATCAAGCAATATATTTGCAGGTTTTAAGTCACGATGAACGATTGACTTTGGCTTTGCGTTGTGAAGGAACATTAGTGCTGACGCGACTTCCCATGCGATACGGAACCGGTCGAACCATGCGATCGGTGGTGAGTTGTTTTTGCAAGATAACCTTTCGTCTAAGCTCCCGTTCTCCATGTACTCGTAAACTAAGCAGCCATGATCCACACACGCACCAATTAAAATAAGCAAATGAGGATGTCGCGTTCTGCTTAATACTTCAAGCTGAAAAATCaagtattctacttaatctctagatTGGAAAACACTTCAGAtctattaatatgttttcttttctcTAAAAATTTGTATTTGAACAAGTTTTTTGTTTTTTATGACAAAATTACGTGGATAGTTCACGTAGTTTGCTCAGATTACGTGCGCAGTCTCAAGTTTTTTTCTTACGTGGTTAGTCATGGTGGTTTGCACTTTTTGCGCGTAGACATCCGTTAAAAAAGTCAGTTAAGTGGCAGCACATGCGTTGCACGTGCAATGCAGGTGTGTCACTTAACGGATTTTTTTGCACGCGCAAAAAGTGCAAAGCATTAGTGACCACGTAAGAAAAAAACTTTAGGGACTGAGCGTGTAGAGTGAGCAAAACACAAACACATAGACCATCCGCATAATTGTGTTTTTTTAACGCTATTCATGAAATGTTATTTGAAAAACACATCCACGTCACGTGTACGCAAACTACACAAAGCGAGCAAATTTGAGGTCATACCTCTTGTTGAAACTGTCTGGTTCTATGAACTTCTTGAGAATGCAGAACTTTAACAGCAGCAACCGTATGATGAAAGCTCGATTTATATACAGTTCCGTTTCCTCCTGTTCCTATTTTAAGATCATCGGTAAATGAAGAACAAGCAGCCACTATTTCGTCCCATGTGAACGTTTGGTACAACAATGAGGTTCCGGTTATGGCGTTACGAAGCTTTTCGTTCTCTCGAGATTCTTGAAACACTTTTTCTTCTGCATCTTTTCGTACTGCAGCTTCTCGTCTAACACGTTCTTTTATGAATTCAACCTGTCGTTTAGCCGCTTCGTGCTCGTTCTTTTCTTTCTGAGCTAATGATTTCGCTTCTTCTTCTTTAACTTCTAATTCTTTG
Proteins encoded in this region:
- the LOC139861332 gene encoding U-box domain-containing protein 35-like, translating into MESDGMIKGVEKLGTPSYLVVALAVNGSRKTKYVVKWALDKFVNEGMLLFKLFFIRPKISRIPTPMGTVPISQVREDIVIAYKKEIEWQTCEKLLPFNNMCSKRKVEVEIVQIESDDIVDAIKQEIVKHSISKLVIGASSNGLFSRGWKLSSRISESVPSFCTVYVISKGKLSSLRASDSETIGSSKDDSNNSDSSSITDSSEWTDQGSATSYSQFFSNSLPMQRVEALSSINRTLHKKTSSVNTPGNKFLDSYEEDETGVYYGSNSDYFRANSTISSNRSFLNENHSWTSDQGSVSFAPSEISSEIQDNNINFELEKLRVELRHIRGMYAIAQSETLDASRTLNDLQKQQLAESIKLKELEVKEEEAKSLAQKEKNEHEAAKRQVEFIKERVRREAAVRKDAEEKVFQESRENEKLRNAITGTSLLYQTFTWDEIVAACSSFTDDLKIGTGGNGTVYKSSFHHTVAAVKVLHSQEVHRTRQFQQELEVLSRTRHPHLLILIGACVDHGCLVYEYMENGSLDERLSCKNNSPPIAWFDRFRIAWEVASALMFLHNAKPKSIVHRDLKPANILLDKNLVSKIGDVGVSTMLQSDPSSTSTVYKDTSPAGTLCYIDPEYQRTGLVSPKSDVYALGIVILQLLTARPAIALTHMVETALEDDKLATVLDREAGEWPINETKELAVLGLSCAELRRRDRPDLKDVVLPVLERLKAVADEAQRTVSMTRTTPLNHFICPILKEVMFDPCVAADGYTYDRRAIEKWFEESDCSPMTNLPLTSRSLTPNYTLFSAIMEWKLRTQ